GATCCGCTTCCCGATCGAGCGCGCTTCGAACGCTCGCAAGGAGCAGGCCGAAGCAGCCCGCGCCGCTGCCCGTGCCGAAGACGAGCGCGAAGGCGATCAACCGTTCGGCGGCGCCGGCGATGATCGTTATGGCCGCCCACCGCTGCCGAGCAATCCGCAGCGTCGGCGCGTCGAGCCGCGTCTGTAATCACGAGAGTCCGCACATGTGTGAATTACTGGGCATGAGTGCCAACGTGCCGACCGACATCGTGTTCAGCTTCACCGGGTTGATGCAGCGCGGCGGTCGCACCGGTCCGCACCGCGACGGCTGGGGCATCGGTTTTTATGAAGGGCGCGGCTTGCGCCTGTTCCAGGACCCGGCGGCCAGCAGTGAGTCGGAAGTGGCCAATCTGGTGCAGCGTTATCCGATCAAAAGCGAAGTGGTCATTGGTCATATCCGTCAGGCCAATGTCGGTAAGGTCTGCCTGTCCAACACCCATCCGTTCGTCCGCGAGTTGTGGGGGCGCAACTGGTGCTTCGCGCACAACGGCCAGCTCGCCGATTTCACCCCGATCAAGAGTTTCTACCGCCCGGTCGGCGATACCGACAGCGAAGCGGCGTTCTGCGATTTGCTCAACCGCGTACGTGCAGCGTTTCCGGAACCGGTCGATATAGAAGTGCTGCTGCCGGATCTGGTCGCGGCCTGCGCCGAATATCGCAGCAAAGGCGTGTTCAACTGCCTGCTCAGCGACGGCGACTGGCTGTTCTGCTATTGCTCGACCAAACTGGCGCAGATCACCCGACGCGCACCGTTCGGCCCGGCGCGGCTCAAGGACGTCGATGTGATCGTCGATTTCCAGGCCGAAACCACGCCCAACGACGTGGTCACGGTGATTGCCACCGAACCCTTGACCGAAAACGAAACCTGGACCCGCTACGAACCGGGCCAATGGAGCCTGTGGCGACGCGGCGAATGCGTCAGCCAGGGCACGACCGAATAAGGATTTCCCCGAATGTTGCTCAGTTATCTACGGCTGGTGTTGTTTGCGGCGGGCCTGTTGATCGGTGTCCAGGTGCCCGGTTTCATCAACGATTACGCCAAGCGGGTCGAAGCGCACCTGATCGAGGCGCAGACCGGTCTGCGCGGTTTCCAGGGCACCGCCGAGCAGTTTTTCAAGGGTGATATCCAGGCGCTGGTCGCCCACTATCGCGCCAGCGAGGACCCGGTGTTTCGCAGCGATGCCGACAGCCTGAGCACCTTGCTCAACCGTCAGCTGGCGCTGGACAAGCAATTCCAGGCGATGCAAGGCCCGTGGTACATCCGCTTCCTGCAAGTGGTGCTGGCCGCCGACCCGGACATCCGCAAGGAAACCTGGAACGGCTACAGCTATCAGATTCTGCTGACGCCTGAGGCGATGATCTGGGGCATGAGCGGCGCGTTGCTGCTGTCGTTCGGCCTTGAATGCCTGTTCCGTCTGATCGACTGGGTGGTGCTGGGCGGCAAGCGCCTGCGCCAGAGCCGGCCGATCGAAGACCGGGATGTGCGCGGGCTGTAAGCTTCGATGCATCGTTCCCACGCAGTGGGAACGATCAACTTAAAGCGATGTAATCCTTGCCCACCTTGCGCGCATACCCCTCAAGCACCTGCTGACACAGCGTCACAATCTCCTCGACCCATTCCACACCGACCCGCCACGACACCACGACTTGCAGGTTTGGCGGGCGCTGTTCGATGTCGAGCAGGGTCAGTTCGCCCCGCGCCAGTTCCTCGGCCACCAGCACCGGCGGCAACGCGCCAATGCCGAACCCGTCGCGCAACAGCCGGGTGATCGCCGACACCGAATTCACACAGTTCAACCGTGGCGCCAGCACGCCCTGGGCCTGCATCAGCGCCAGAATGTCCTGATGCGGCCGGGAGTTTTTCGAGTAAGTGATGATCCGTTCCTGCGCCAGGTCGGAGAGGCTTTGGTAGTCGCGGTTGTAGATCGAATTGCTGGCGACGATCCAGCCGATGGGGTGGCTGGCCAGCTCCAGGCTGCGCACGCTTTCATGGCGCACCAGATCGGTTTGCAGAATCAGATCGAGAAAGCCTTTTTGCAGCTGATCGCAGAGGTTCAGCGAGGTATCCGCCACCAGTTCGATTTCCACCCGTGGGTACAGATCCGTCATCTGCGCCACCAGCGGGCTGAGCCAGGTGTGAATCACCGTGTCCATCACCCCAATGCGCACCCGGCCAACCTTGCTTGATCGGGTCTCGATCGACTGCTTCAGCGCCTGCATCGTGTCGAGCATCTGCTCGGCGTATTCCAGCACTTTCAAACCTTCGGGCGTCAGGCTGACGCCGCGTGAATCACGCAGGAACAGCTTCACCCCGAGCTCGCCTTCGAGCACCGCGATCCGGCTGGAAATCGAGGCCTGGGTGGTGAACAGCTTGTCGGCGGTCAGGCGAAAACTTTTCAGCCGGGCGACCCAGACGAAGGTTTCGAGAAACTTCAGGTTCATGGCAACAAATTTTTCTTATGTCTTGGGCGGGTTTTTATTCGTTGGACGCGACCGGGTGACGCACCCAAGAATCGACGCATCCGGTTCCCACGATAGGCGTCGTCGGAACTTCGAACAAGACCAATAAAAGCCTGCGGAGACATGCCATGAGTGCGCCCGACACCCTCGACCTCCCCAAGACTGCGGCCCGTCCCGGCCCGTTCGACTGGTATCGCAACATCAATCAGCAGGAGCGCCGGACCTTCTGGAGCTGCAAGATCGGCTACGGTCTGGACGGCATGGACACCCAGATGCTCAGCTTCGTGGTGCCGACCCTGATCGCAATGTGGGGCATCACCACCGGAGAAGCTGGGCTGATTCACACCAGCACCCTGATAGCCTCGGCCATCGGCGGTTGGGTGGCGGGGATTCTCTCCGACCGCATCGGCCGCGTGCGCACCCTGCAACTGACGGTGCTGTGGTTCGCCTTCTTCACTTTCCTTTGCGGCTTCGCTCAAAACTACGAACAGCTGCTGATCGCCCGCACTCTGATGGGCTTCGGTTTCGGCGGTGAATGGACCGCCGGCGCCGTGCTGATCGGCGAAGTGATCCGCGCCAAGGACCGCGGCAAGGCGGTGGGTATGGTGCAATCCGGCTGGGCCTTGGGTTGGGGCCTGACGGCGATTCTGTATGCGCTGCTGTTCTCGGTGTTGCCACCGGAAGACGCCTGGCGCGCACTGTTCATCCTCGGCATCGTGCCGGCAGTGTTCGTGATTTTCGTCCGCCGTCTGGTGAAAGACCCGGAGATCTACCGCGAAGCCAAGGCCAAGC
The window above is part of the Pseudomonas fluorescens genome. Proteins encoded here:
- a CDS encoding MFS transporter, producing MSAPDTLDLPKTAARPGPFDWYRNINQQERRTFWSCKIGYGLDGMDTQMLSFVVPTLIAMWGITTGEAGLIHTSTLIASAIGGWVAGILSDRIGRVRTLQLTVLWFAFFTFLCGFAQNYEQLLIARTLMGFGFGGEWTAGAVLIGEVIRAKDRGKAVGMVQSGWALGWGLTAILYALLFSVLPPEDAWRALFILGIVPAVFVIFVRRLVKDPEIYREAKAKQTPDSPSKFYEIFAPGMLFTTIRASLLTTGALGGYYAITSWLPTFLKNERGLSVLGTGGYLAMVIIGSYVGYVISAYLTDLLGRKKNFILFAVGSFTIVLLYTQLPVSNGVMLWLGFPLGFFASGIFSGMGAFLTELFPTRIRGSGQGFCYNIGRALAALFPLLIGLLSQKVPLSVGIGAFAAVSYGVVILAALSLPETRGKQLDAQ
- a CDS encoding LysR family transcriptional regulator — its product is MNLKFLETFVWVARLKSFRLTADKLFTTQASISSRIAVLEGELGVKLFLRDSRGVSLTPEGLKVLEYAEQMLDTMQALKQSIETRSSKVGRVRIGVMDTVIHTWLSPLVAQMTDLYPRVEIELVADTSLNLCDQLQKGFLDLILQTDLVRHESVRSLELASHPIGWIVASNSIYNRDYQSLSDLAQERIITYSKNSRPHQDILALMQAQGVLAPRLNCVNSVSAITRLLRDGFGIGALPPVLVAEELARGELTLLDIEQRPPNLQVVVSWRVGVEWVEEIVTLCQQVLEGYARKVGKDYIALS
- a CDS encoding DUF2937 family protein; its protein translation is MLLSYLRLVLFAAGLLIGVQVPGFINDYAKRVEAHLIEAQTGLRGFQGTAEQFFKGDIQALVAHYRASEDPVFRSDADSLSTLLNRQLALDKQFQAMQGPWYIRFLQVVLAADPDIRKETWNGYSYQILLTPEAMIWGMSGALLLSFGLECLFRLIDWVVLGGKRLRQSRPIEDRDVRGL
- a CDS encoding class II glutamine amidotransferase, which produces MCELLGMSANVPTDIVFSFTGLMQRGGRTGPHRDGWGIGFYEGRGLRLFQDPAASSESEVANLVQRYPIKSEVVIGHIRQANVGKVCLSNTHPFVRELWGRNWCFAHNGQLADFTPIKSFYRPVGDTDSEAAFCDLLNRVRAAFPEPVDIEVLLPDLVAACAEYRSKGVFNCLLSDGDWLFCYCSTKLAQITRRAPFGPARLKDVDVIVDFQAETTPNDVVTVIATEPLTENETWTRYEPGQWSLWRRGECVSQGTTE